The Oceanispirochaeta sp. M1 genome has a segment encoding these proteins:
- a CDS encoding AraC family transcriptional regulator, whose protein sequence is MPKTNISFSENDIKLLSFSYRSIVSWRYGNLSLPYWKIIHNKNGISEVFFKKNISQRRISLPESNIILIPPKVDFSCNSSSPIFHFNINFIISGINLSVKKSFFSFTYEEVLKGLIDEILLNEQFHSQSCKKLVLFLLNQIPESSYSPLVNDIRIDTSISHMKHSLNKPLSNLDLAEEASMSVNGFARLFRDLIGQTPYEYQSFLRIDKACNLLQFSKDSIESIANECGFTNRFHFSKSFKKNKILTPVEYRKLVQKI, encoded by the coding sequence ATGCCAAAAACAAACATATCCTTTTCAGAGAATGATATTAAGCTGCTTTCATTCTCATACAGGTCTATAGTTTCCTGGAGATATGGAAACCTATCATTACCCTATTGGAAGATAATTCACAATAAAAATGGAATAAGTGAAGTTTTTTTTAAGAAAAATATAAGTCAAAGAAGGATAAGTCTTCCAGAAAGTAATATAATTTTAATTCCTCCTAAAGTTGATTTCTCCTGTAATAGTTCCAGTCCGATTTTTCATTTTAATATTAACTTTATTATTTCTGGAATAAATCTGTCTGTAAAAAAGTCCTTTTTTTCATTCACTTACGAAGAAGTACTAAAAGGATTGATAGATGAGATTTTACTGAATGAGCAATTCCATTCTCAATCTTGTAAAAAACTTGTATTATTTCTTCTGAATCAAATCCCTGAGAGCTCATACTCTCCGCTTGTAAATGATATAAGAATAGACACTTCAATTAGTCATATGAAACATAGTCTCAACAAACCATTGTCTAATCTCGATCTGGCAGAAGAAGCTTCAATGAGTGTAAATGGTTTTGCACGACTCTTTCGAGACCTGATCGGTCAAACTCCCTATGAATATCAATCATTCTTAAGGATTGATAAAGCATGTAATCTATTACAGTTTTCAAAGGATTCTATTGAATCTATTGCTAATGAGTGCGGTTTCACTAACAGATTTCATTTTTCCAAATCTTTTAAAAAAAATAAAATATTAACTCCGGTAGAGTATAGAAAACTAGTGCAAAAAATATAA
- a CDS encoding cache domain-containing protein — translation MKWELNLCRLIWIETSWFKECLEGQGIHSDVYADQYPYYIVMTATTPIYGPSGTISGVLISQFDMNRIRALQEDLHGHIK, via the coding sequence ATGAAATGGGAACTTAATCTATGTCGTTTAATCTGGATAGAAACGTCCTGGTTTAAGGAGTGCCTGGAAGGTCAGGGTATACACTCCGATGTGTATGCCGATCAGTATCCCTATTATATTGTGATGACAGCGACCACTCCAATCTACGGGCCATCCGGGACCATCTCTGGTGTCCTGATCAGCCAGTTTGATATGAACAGGATCAGAGCATTACAAGAAGATCTGCATGGTCATATCAAATAA
- the tnpB gene encoding IS66 family insertion sequence element accessory protein TnpB (TnpB, as the term is used for proteins encoded by IS66 family insertion elements, is considered an accessory protein, since TnpC, encoded by a neighboring gene, is a DDE family transposase.) has translation MIPNLSKTDIFIKPGRTDMRKQINGLTVIVQDDMELNPFSSSIFLFCNRERKILKALYWDNNGFCLWQKKIEKETFPWPKDEAEAQNITYEQLKLLLSGIDFWKAHKALNYCEVL, from the coding sequence GTGATTCCTAATCTTAGTAAAACAGATATTTTTATTAAGCCCGGTAGAACAGATATGCGGAAACAGATCAATGGACTAACAGTCATAGTTCAGGATGATATGGAGCTTAATCCATTCTCATCTTCCATTTTTCTATTCTGTAATCGGGAAAGGAAGATCCTGAAAGCCCTTTACTGGGATAACAATGGATTCTGTTTATGGCAGAAGAAGATAGAGAAAGAGACTTTTCCCTGGCCAAAGGATGAAGCCGAGGCTCAGAATATTACATATGAACAACTGAAGCTTCTGTTATCGGGAATCGATTTCTGGAAGGCTCATAAAGCACTGAACTATTGTGAAGTTTTATAA
- a CDS encoding IS66 family transposase: MNAIESLSDGKKNRIIREPSELKKLIEELQEQNSTLLTNNITLLTDNNTLQKKNDRLKERVKLLEDHIFARRSEKWTVLDKLQMNLFDEAEAVISEDPSESGESDESDTPKEKLKKRGRKPIPADIPREKVLHSLSIEERTCPCCGKLRPIIGYETSEELEYIPAQIKVKVHEREKCGPCNCGDFEDSEESPIITAKAPPRIMPGSIASASLLAFIITGKYCDSLPFYRHERIFKRLGVDISRTNMCNWTIKTALKCSDLIDLLKERTREGPLINMDETTVQVLKESGKKVDSKSYMWVTVGSDSGNKIVLFNYSRTRKEDMAVKLLEGYAGSLQTDGYAGYNAATRKYNLWHVACLAHIRRKFVEAAKATKSGGQANKAIKYIRKLYVIENELRAMQLTASDFNSLRRNRAIPILKEFRKWLTEKKVTVVPSMALGKAVNYADSEYMKMVRYLKYDYLTPDNNAAENSIRPFVIEKTGFSMILPGERMPVLLCIHWSRQPKLTA; this comes from the coding sequence TTGAATGCCATAGAATCATTATCAGATGGCAAAAAAAACAGGATTATCAGAGAGCCCAGTGAACTAAAGAAACTCATTGAGGAACTTCAGGAGCAGAACAGTACTCTTCTGACAAATAACATAACTCTTCTGACAGATAACAATACACTTCAGAAAAAGAATGACCGACTCAAGGAACGAGTTAAACTCCTGGAGGATCATATATTTGCCAGAAGAAGCGAAAAATGGACCGTCCTGGATAAACTACAAATGAACCTTTTTGATGAGGCCGAGGCAGTCATCTCTGAAGACCCTTCTGAATCTGGAGAATCAGATGAATCAGATACACCAAAAGAGAAATTGAAGAAAAGAGGCCGAAAGCCCATACCGGCAGATATTCCCAGAGAAAAAGTGCTGCATAGTCTAAGTATTGAAGAGAGAACATGCCCTTGCTGTGGTAAATTACGTCCGATAATTGGTTATGAAACTTCTGAAGAACTGGAATATATTCCAGCACAGATTAAAGTGAAGGTTCATGAACGGGAAAAGTGTGGTCCTTGCAACTGTGGAGACTTTGAGGACTCTGAAGAGTCTCCCATCATTACAGCAAAGGCTCCGCCTCGAATTATGCCTGGGAGCATTGCATCTGCCAGTCTGCTGGCATTTATCATTACAGGGAAATATTGTGATTCTCTTCCTTTCTATAGACATGAGAGAATCTTTAAGAGGCTAGGTGTCGATATCAGCCGGACAAATATGTGCAACTGGACAATCAAAACAGCCTTAAAATGCTCAGATCTTATTGATCTACTGAAAGAGAGAACCAGAGAAGGTCCTTTGATCAACATGGATGAGACTACCGTTCAGGTTCTAAAAGAATCTGGCAAAAAAGTAGATTCCAAATCTTATATGTGGGTAACGGTGGGCTCAGACTCTGGAAACAAGATTGTACTATTCAATTACTCAAGAACTCGGAAAGAGGACATGGCTGTGAAGTTGCTGGAGGGATATGCCGGTTCTCTCCAGACAGATGGCTACGCCGGTTATAATGCAGCCACACGGAAATATAATCTTTGGCATGTGGCCTGCCTTGCCCATATCCGCAGGAAATTTGTAGAAGCAGCCAAGGCGACAAAGAGTGGCGGCCAGGCGAATAAGGCTATCAAGTACATCCGAAAACTTTATGTTATTGAAAATGAGTTGAGAGCGATGCAACTCACAGCCTCAGATTTTAACAGTCTCCGCCGCAACAGGGCTATTCCAATTCTCAAAGAATTCAGAAAATGGCTGACTGAAAAGAAGGTCACTGTTGTTCCCTCCATGGCTTTGGGGAAAGCCGTAAATTATGCAGATTCTGAGTATATGAAAATGGTTCGATATTTGAAATATGATTATCTAACTCCAGATAACAATGCGGCTGAGAACAGTATCAGACCCTTTGTAATCGAAAAAACTGGATTTTCAATGATACTCCCAGGGGAGCGCATGCCAGTGCTACTCTGTATTCACTGGTCGAGACAGCCAAAGCTAACGGCATAG
- a CDS encoding transposase domain-containing protein, with protein sequence MEPVFYLKYIFEKIPMAGCKKDLEKLLPWNIDKEELIP encoded by the coding sequence ATAGAACCCGTATTCTATCTCAAGTATATTTTTGAGAAGATTCCAATGGCGGGTTGTAAAAAGGACCTAGAAAAATTGCTTCCATGGAACATCGATAAAGAAGAACTCATCCCATAG